In a single window of the Elaeis guineensis isolate ETL-2024a chromosome 6, EG11, whole genome shotgun sequence genome:
- the LOC105046872 gene encoding cytochrome P450 716B2 yields MAIVALLVLFLALLPIIHLFLTKQRSSSKRLPPGSLGLPIIGQSLGLLRAMQASTGEQWLQGRIKRYGPISKLSLFGAPTIFLTGPAANKFIFMNEALVPQQPSSLTRILGKRTIIELVGEDHKRVRAAVMQFLKPDVLKNYVGKIDREVRHHLKMNWIGRQTVTVLPLMKGLTFDIICSLIFGLERGPLREGLGKDCADMLAGMWAVPLNLPFTHFGKSLRASHRARKVLTRITRERRAMVAQGQVPSSEDLITHLLTLGGEDGTNGLTDEEIVDNAMLVLVAGHDTSSTLMTFMMRHLANDQVTYAAVVHEQEEIAKSKAPGEALTWDDLYKMKYTWRVALEILRMIPPLFGSFRRALKDVEFDGYLIPKGWQVFWASSITHMDANIFQEPCKFDPTRFENQSSIPPYCFVAFGSGLRICPGSEFARIETLVTMHYLATRFKWRLCCRDDAFVRDPLPSPTQGLPVELEPKNKEQLMIVK; encoded by the exons ATGGCTATTGTAGCTTTGCTGGTTCTCTTCCTTGCCTTgctgcctatcatccatcttttTCTGACCAAACAAAGAAGCTCATCAAAACGACTCCCTCCTGGCTCTCTAGGCCTCCCCATCATCGGCCAAAGCCTTGGCCTTCTCCGAGCCATGCAGGCGAGCACCGGCGAGCAGTGGCTCCAGGGAAGAATAAAAAGGTATGGGCCAATCTCGAAGCTATCGCTCTTCGGGGCGCCGACGATTTTTCTGACCGGTCCTGCTGCGAACAAGTTCATATTCATGAATGAAGCATTGGTTCCCCAGCAACCAAGTTCTCTTACCAGGATACTGGGCAAAAGGACCATAATTGAATTGGTTGGAGAGGATCACAAGCGTGTGAGAGCAGCAGTGATGCAGTTCCTGAAGCCAGATGTGTTGAAGAATTACGTGGGCAAAATAGACAGGGAGGTCAGGCATCATCTCAAGATGAATTGGATCGGCCGGCAGACCGTCACG GTGTTGCCTTTAATGAAGGGTCTCACGTTTGACATCATATGCTCCCTCATATTTGGGTTGGAGAGAGGGCCCCTACGAGAAGGCCTTGGAAAGGATTGTGCGGACATGCTGGCGGGAATGTGGGCAGTGCCCTTGAACCTGCCCTTCACCCACTTCGGTAAGAGCCTGAGAGCGAGCCATCGGGCTCGAAAAGTGCTCACCAGAATCACCCGAGAGAGAAGGGCTATGGTGGCCCAAGGCCAGGTCCCTTCTAGTGAAGACCTCATCACCCATTTGCTTACCTTGGGTGGTGAAGATGGCACCAATGGATTAACTGATGAAGAAATTGTGGACAATGCGATGCTCGTCTTGGTAGCTGGTCATGACACCTCGTCCACCCTCATGACCTTTATGATGCGCCACCTCGCCAACGATCAGGTCACCTATGCTGCTGTTGTTCATG AGCAGGAAGAGATAGCCAAAAGCAAGGCCCCAGGGGAGGCTCTAACGTGGGATGATCTTTACAAGATGAAGTATACATGGCGAGTTGCGCTGGAGATACTAAGGATGATCCCTCCACTGTTTGGGAGCTTTCGAAGAGCTCTCAAAGATGTTGAGTTTGATGGGTACCTCATACCAAAAGGGTGGCAG GTGTTCTGGGCATCAAGCATAACACATATGGACGCTAATATTTTCCAAGAACCATGTAAATTTGATCCAACACGATTTGAGAATCAATCATCAATTCCACCTTACTGCTTTGTGGCATTTGGAAGCGGGCTGCGAATTTGCCCCGGCAGTGAGTTTGCAAGAATAGAGACACTTGTTACAATGCATTATCTAGCCACGAGATTCAAATGGAGATTATGCTGCAGAGATGATGCTTTCGTCAGGGATCCATTGCCATCACCTACTCAAGGCCTTCCAGTCGAACTTGAGCCTAAGAATAAAGAACAACTTATGATTGTTAAATAA